A genome region from Bacteroidales bacterium includes the following:
- a CDS encoding 3-phosphoglycerate dehydrogenase: MKKLLVATEKPFHPNAVEGIKDICSKAGYDFQLLEKYSDKSELIEAVKDAHALIVRSDKVTKEVIDAGENLEIIVRGGAGYDNVDLDAASAKNIVVMNTPGQNSNAVAELAMGMMVYHARNHFNGKAGTELRNKTLGIQAFGNVGQFIAEIAKGFNMDVYAYDPFIDDSEIKKHDVKPLGSAEALYKTCQYVSLNIPANDKTKKSIGYDLMKLMPANAVLVNTARKEIIDEDGLLKIMEARDDFHYISDIAPDCKDTFEEKYEGRFFFTPKKMGAQTAEANINAGIAAANQIKDFYEKGDKTFQVN; this comes from the coding sequence ATGAAAAAATTATTAGTGGCTACAGAAAAACCATTCCACCCCAATGCAGTGGAAGGTATAAAGGATATTTGCTCAAAAGCAGGATATGATTTTCAACTGCTTGAAAAGTACAGTGATAAATCAGAATTGATTGAAGCCGTTAAAGATGCACACGCTTTGATCGTCAGAAGTGATAAGGTAACCAAAGAGGTTATTGACGCCGGGGAAAATCTTGAGATCATTGTGCGCGGCGGTGCAGGATATGATAATGTTGACCTGGATGCAGCCAGCGCCAAAAATATCGTAGTAATGAATACACCCGGTCAAAATTCCAATGCTGTTGCTGAACTGGCAATGGGCATGATGGTGTACCATGCACGGAATCATTTTAATGGAAAAGCCGGGACAGAACTAAGAAATAAAACCCTCGGAATTCAAGCTTTTGGCAATGTAGGCCAGTTTATTGCCGAAATAGCCAAAGGATTTAACATGGATGTTTATGCTTATGATCCATTCATTGACGATTCCGAGATTAAGAAGCATGATGTAAAACCTCTTGGTTCTGCAGAAGCGCTTTACAAGACATGTCAGTATGTTTCACTTAACATCCCGGCCAATGACAAAACCAAAAAATCCATTGGCTATGATCTGATGAAGCTGATGCCGGCCAATGCAGTGCTTGTGAATACGGCAAGAAAAGAGATCATCGATGAAGACGGCCTGCTGAAGATCATGGAAGCGCGCGATGATTTCCATTACATTTCTGATATTGCGCCCGATTGCAAGGATACCTTCGAAGAAAAATATGAAGGCAGATTTTTCTTTACACCGAAAAAAATGGGTGCACAAACGGCTGAAGCCAATATTAATGCAGGTATTGCAGCAGCCAATCAGATTAAAGACTTTTATGAAAAAGGCGATAAAACATTTCAGGTTAACTAA